One Parageobacillus sp. KH3-4 genomic region harbors:
- a CDS encoding TetR/AcrR family transcriptional regulator, which yields MKEKEKLIIDVAMKLFAEKGFDATSIQEIVDEAGISKGAFYLYFKSKEALLIEIFKYFYHKRKKKIEEICKRNLSPREKFMEYLVCNYTEISKYKEFLIMQTREQAIPINESIAKLIHKMYVETKQFYKLSLMDIYGKRIEPFIGDLIIILHGIFHSYMHWTLFQKKKIDYYKLATFILQRMDDLVKGLLKSGEEAIIPFEELEQGPLHISQLTKKLHKKDLLHQIRKIKKHHSHSSDLYITLDVLEEEISNEKPRIPVIQGMLSNLKDIEDTLPLQMQIKKYFHLKEK from the coding sequence ATGAAGGAAAAAGAAAAATTAATTATTGATGTTGCCATGAAATTATTTGCTGAAAAAGGATTTGACGCAACTTCTATACAAGAAATTGTTGATGAAGCCGGAATTTCTAAAGGCGCGTTTTATTTATACTTCAAATCAAAAGAAGCCTTGCTTATCGAGATTTTTAAATATTTTTATCATAAAAGGAAAAAGAAAATAGAAGAAATATGCAAGCGAAATCTTTCTCCGAGAGAAAAATTTATGGAATATCTTGTCTGTAATTATACAGAAATTAGTAAATATAAAGAATTTTTGATTATGCAAACTAGAGAGCAAGCCATTCCCATTAATGAATCGATCGCTAAATTGATCCATAAGATGTATGTGGAAACCAAACAATTTTATAAATTATCTTTAATGGACATTTACGGAAAGCGAATTGAACCATTTATCGGTGATTTAATCATTATTTTGCATGGTATTTTTCACTCTTATATGCATTGGACGTTATTTCAGAAAAAGAAGATCGACTATTATAAACTGGCAACATTCATTCTCCAACGGATGGATGATCTTGTCAAAGGTTTATTGAAAAGCGGCGAAGAAGCAATCATACCATTTGAAGAGCTGGAGCAAGGGCCCTTACATATTAGCCAATTAACAAAAAAGCTCCATAAGAAGGACCTGCTCCACCAAATAAGAAAAATAAAAAAGCACCATTCTCATTCATCAGACCTCTATATTACACTTGACGTACTGGAGGAGGAAATTAGTAATGAAAAGCCAAGAATTCCGGTCATCCAAGGAATGCTTTCCAATTTAAAAGATATAGAAGATACCTTGCCTTTACAAATGCAAATCAAAAAATATTTTCACTTAAAAGAAAAATAG